Proteins from a single region of Mucilaginibacter daejeonensis:
- a CDS encoding glycoside hydrolase family 76 protein, with product MLYKKLGFVLCLSVGLALFNYAKAQQADGEKYLQRAEQIYHIVWQRYRVPAYTGLFKENYPDNKRDSLSYMQGGGVAEKRVSFLWPLSGVLSSTNALMHVSESFRSKYKKHLDTLIQGVELYGDAKRQPFGYQAYPTQFEKADRYYDDNGLVGIDYMEAFFVTHNPTYLERAKQVFKFIESGWNNEAGGGVTWLEGHKDQKPACSNGMATLTALKIYQGCKEKAYLDAGRRYYNWMYTALRDTNGIIANDIKTKDGKINPVYWTYNTGSMIEAAILLYRFTGDKKYLMQGKQLAADSYRYFSARSKDANLPIAIDLPWFVTVLFRGYAALYQIDSDYRYIGAIEKALNYAWEHSRDQYGLLTHTWLPDAEGLRKPKWLLDEACIAELYTRLGMLRPKVSGHKAHN from the coding sequence ATGCTTTATAAAAAATTAGGCTTTGTATTGTGTTTGAGCGTTGGTTTAGCACTTTTCAACTACGCTAAAGCGCAGCAGGCAGATGGGGAAAAGTACCTTCAACGCGCTGAGCAAATATATCATATCGTGTGGCAGCGCTACCGCGTTCCGGCTTACACAGGTTTGTTCAAAGAGAATTATCCGGATAATAAAAGGGATTCGTTAAGCTATATGCAGGGTGGTGGCGTAGCTGAAAAGAGGGTGAGTTTTTTATGGCCTCTTTCAGGCGTACTATCATCCACTAATGCACTTATGCATGTTTCGGAAAGTTTCCGTAGCAAGTACAAAAAGCATCTGGATACCTTGATACAAGGTGTTGAGTTGTACGGCGATGCCAAGCGGCAGCCTTTCGGTTATCAGGCCTATCCCACCCAGTTCGAAAAAGCTGACCGTTATTATGATGACAACGGGTTGGTAGGCATCGATTATATGGAGGCTTTTTTTGTTACACACAACCCAACTTATCTTGAACGTGCCAAGCAGGTGTTCAAATTTATTGAAAGCGGCTGGAACAACGAAGCAGGTGGTGGTGTGACCTGGCTGGAGGGTCATAAAGACCAAAAGCCGGCCTGTTCTAACGGCATGGCTACTTTAACGGCACTGAAGATCTATCAAGGCTGTAAGGAGAAAGCATACCTGGACGCAGGTAGGCGCTATTATAATTGGATGTACACGGCCCTAAGGGATACCAACGGCATCATCGCCAACGATATCAAAACCAAGGATGGTAAGATCAACCCTGTTTACTGGACGTATAACACCGGGTCGATGATCGAGGCCGCAATTCTGCTTTACAGATTTACCGGCGATAAAAAGTATCTCATGCAAGGTAAGCAGCTGGCGGCCGACAGTTACAGATACTTTTCTGCACGGTCAAAAGATGCCAATTTACCTATCGCTATCGACCTGCCATGGTTCGTTACGGTACTGTTTAGAGGGTATGCTGCCCTTTATCAAATTGATAGTGACTATCGATATATCGGCGCCATCGAGAAGGCGTTGAACTATGCCTGGGAACACTCACGTGACCAGTATGGATTGCTCACGCATACTTGGCTACCCGATGCAGAAGGTCTCAGGAAACCCAAGTGGCTACTCGATGAAGCTTGTATCGCCGAATTATATACCCGGCTCGGTATGCTTAGGCCGAAGGTAAGTGGTCACAAAGCTCACAACTAA
- a CDS encoding glycoside hydrolase family 76 protein: MRTKYYNWVLALSLLLASCSKSDNGAPEGSGNGSGNNGGSGGNPVTESVYLTNAKATRAYIKAGYATSFGSYRVNTTTNTNSAFEWYVASHLYADASMVAAGDASYLEPMNGTFAWLTKLEDKADPNGGYFAYANLDGSGAAGVKYVDDNALTGMAYLDAYNVTTGTTKASYLSAAEACARWLIKSGQWDNTFNGGFWWTTEKTVKPTQSNALAMQLFARLYKLTGIAQYKEWAVMVDNWLNAQMYDSTTGLYIWQIEKNGVKNAVKFTYDNAIMVEAELLFADAMNDNTYKTKAQALGNAMIRGLWDKSYNVFIFNTSDLRVNGCYSSWATQAMIKLYELDNNSNWLTYAKANVDAINVILKNTASNGYYQYAGLNGAGRYTNLEGVDQAWMQRVQVMLSKYR; the protein is encoded by the coding sequence ATGAGAACAAAGTATTACAACTGGGTCTTGGCGCTAAGCCTGCTATTGGCATCGTGCAGCAAGTCAGATAATGGCGCGCCCGAAGGCAGTGGGAACGGAAGTGGCAACAATGGCGGTTCAGGGGGCAACCCGGTCACCGAGTCGGTATATCTGACCAATGCAAAAGCTACCCGCGCATATATAAAAGCGGGTTATGCTACATCCTTTGGTAGCTACCGGGTAAACACCACTACTAATACCAACAGCGCTTTCGAATGGTATGTGGCCAGTCACTTATATGCTGATGCGTCCATGGTAGCCGCCGGCGATGCAAGTTACCTTGAGCCGATGAACGGTACCTTCGCCTGGCTGACCAAATTGGAAGACAAGGCCGACCCCAATGGCGGATACTTTGCTTACGCCAACCTGGATGGTTCAGGGGCGGCAGGCGTAAAATATGTTGATGATAACGCATTGACAGGTATGGCGTACTTAGACGCCTATAATGTGACGACAGGAACCACCAAAGCCAGTTATTTAAGCGCTGCTGAAGCCTGTGCCCGATGGTTGATCAAAAGCGGACAGTGGGACAACACCTTTAACGGTGGATTTTGGTGGACCACCGAAAAGACCGTGAAGCCGACCCAATCGAATGCGCTGGCCATGCAGCTTTTTGCGCGGTTATATAAACTTACTGGCATCGCGCAATACAAAGAATGGGCAGTAATGGTGGATAATTGGCTTAACGCGCAGATGTACGATAGCACAACAGGGCTTTACATTTGGCAGATCGAAAAGAACGGCGTGAAGAACGCTGTAAAATTCACTTACGATAACGCCATCATGGTAGAAGCCGAATTACTTTTTGCAGATGCCATGAATGATAACACGTACAAGACCAAAGCCCAGGCTTTGGGTAATGCCATGATCAGGGGGCTTTGGGACAAAAGCTACAACGTATTCATCTTCAATACCAGCGACCTGCGCGTTAACGGTTGTTACAGCAGTTGGGCTACGCAAGCCATGATCAAGCTCTATGAGCTGGACAATAACAGCAATTGGCTTACCTATGCCAAGGCGAACGTTGATGCCATCAATGTGATCTTGAAGAATACCGCCTCCAATGGTTATTATCAGTATGCAGGCCTCAACGGTGCCGGTAGGTATACCAATTTAGAAGGGGTAGATCAGGCATGGATGCAACGCGTACAGGTCATGTTATCAAAATACAGATAG
- a CDS encoding RagB/SusD family nutrient uptake outer membrane protein produces the protein MKHLTKYFAITTLILVSSCRKLDVAPTDAYSILNFWTADANVYNALNNNYSLMYNSGLYFGAEGLSDNAYSQNNNDLIQIASGNANSLTSKFAGDWAYYYSTIKSCNQFLANVDQNTTLGAATLDRLKAETRFIRAFEHFNLTKWYGDVPLVTKDITQEEAKTISKTPKAQVIEFVLNELKAIVPALPSKDQLPAAENGRITKGAALALQARVLLYQGNRMAEVVTACEALMNNAGTNGTYSLASNYGSIFSDPNVSRNNSETILSLQYVPATTRTWTDFWDFAPNSVGGRVNALAPTQELVDDYIMLNGRGITEAGSGYDENNPYANRDPRLTATVVYDRYNWNNGGGVNGTSKVIYIKPGSDPTRPGPDEYSAGRQSSSPTGYYWRKYFDPSALTGFTSGNNLHLFRYAEILLDYAEAKNSLGQMTATVWNQTIGALRTRAGFTDPGALSYPGGDVTNIIRRERRAELALEGIRIDDIRRWRTAETVLNRYVHGAKFSGDPTTDNGYIRVQLRRFNPSRDYLWAIPSGDQSLNAQLTQNPGY, from the coding sequence ATGAAACACCTTACAAAATACTTTGCGATCACAACACTGATATTGGTCAGCAGTTGCCGCAAGCTGGATGTAGCACCAACTGACGCCTACTCGATACTTAATTTCTGGACGGCCGATGCCAACGTTTATAATGCCTTGAACAACAACTACAGCCTCATGTACAACAGCGGTCTGTACTTTGGTGCCGAAGGCCTGTCAGATAACGCTTACTCGCAGAACAATAACGACCTGATACAGATCGCCAGTGGCAATGCCAATTCGTTGACATCTAAATTTGCCGGCGATTGGGCCTATTACTACAGCACCATCAAATCATGTAACCAATTTCTGGCCAATGTTGATCAGAACACCACACTTGGAGCGGCCACCCTTGACCGCCTGAAAGCCGAGACCCGATTCATTCGTGCTTTCGAGCACTTCAATCTGACCAAATGGTATGGTGATGTGCCGCTCGTAACCAAAGATATTACCCAAGAGGAGGCCAAGACCATCAGTAAAACGCCAAAAGCGCAAGTGATCGAGTTCGTGCTGAACGAGCTCAAAGCCATCGTACCAGCGCTACCATCTAAAGATCAATTACCTGCGGCAGAGAATGGGCGCATCACCAAGGGTGCCGCACTGGCGCTTCAAGCACGCGTGTTGCTATACCAAGGCAACCGTATGGCCGAAGTGGTCACTGCTTGCGAAGCCTTGATGAATAACGCGGGCACTAACGGCACTTATTCACTGGCATCTAATTACGGCAGCATTTTTAGCGATCCCAACGTTAGTCGCAATAATTCGGAAACCATACTGTCCCTTCAATATGTGCCAGCGACCACCCGCACCTGGACCGACTTTTGGGACTTTGCGCCTAACAGTGTGGGCGGTCGTGTGAATGCGCTTGCACCTACGCAAGAACTGGTAGATGATTACATTATGCTCAACGGCCGTGGGATCACCGAGGCTGGTTCGGGTTATGATGAGAATAACCCTTATGCCAACCGTGACCCTCGATTGACCGCTACCGTGGTGTACGACCGTTACAATTGGAACAATGGCGGTGGGGTAAATGGCACCAGTAAGGTGATCTACATCAAGCCTGGAAGCGATCCCACCCGTCCGGGTCCCGACGAATATTCGGCCGGGAGGCAAAGCTCATCGCCTACGGGGTATTACTGGCGCAAATATTTTGACCCGTCAGCATTGACCGGCTTTACATCAGGTAATAACCTGCATCTATTCCGTTACGCCGAAATATTGCTTGACTATGCCGAAGCCAAGAACAGCTTAGGACAAATGACCGCCACCGTATGGAACCAGACCATTGGCGCGTTACGCACCCGGGCAGGTTTCACAGATCCGGGCGCTTTAAGTTATCCGGGTGGAGATGTTACCAACATCATCAGGCGTGAACGCCGTGCTGAGTTAGCCTTAGAAGGCATCCGTATAGATGACATTCGCCGCTGGCGTACTGCCGAGACGGTGTTGAACAGGTATGTGCATGGCGCTAAATTTTCGGGTGACCCTACTACCGATAACGGTTACATCAGGGTACAGCTACGGCGCTTCAACCCAAGCCGCGATTACTTATGGGCCATACCCAGCGGTGATCAGAGCCTGAACGCACAACTCACCCAAAACCCAGGGTACTAA
- a CDS encoding SusE domain-containing protein, with product MRRISFTTMMALLAVMAIVSCKKDTRALDDQLTAVGTLSAPANATTLKLQPGGSSVPFSWSAASAASGGVVLYEVVFDKADGNFSKPVYRILADGSGAQTQATIPQDTLNKIASLAGIGSLGTGTLKWTIMASKATNVQVTGSANTIQITRPAGFAVPPNTLYLTGSGTEAGATDLSKAITFKQTAPGVFELYTSLQAGTYQFSDKAADAGARYYLDASGTIQQGNQTITVGTAGPYRIRLNFNVATSNVVSIQSMGLFMSAYNTEIGQLTYTGNSTWSNARIPVEFYQFSWGRDERYKFVMHTSAGLEYFGSVNVNNVAPSGQPASYFNLLPVSNAQWDNTFKFDPSIDKRNAKVDVYFKPNSTYTHTATAVN from the coding sequence ATGAGAAGAATAAGCTTTACCACCATGATGGCCTTGCTGGCCGTCATGGCTATCGTATCCTGTAAAAAGGATACCCGTGCGCTGGATGATCAGCTTACCGCAGTAGGCACGCTATCTGCTCCGGCTAACGCCACAACGCTTAAGTTACAACCCGGCGGCAGCAGTGTTCCATTCAGTTGGAGCGCTGCGAGTGCGGCCAGCGGTGGCGTAGTGCTATATGAAGTGGTGTTTGATAAGGCCGATGGCAACTTCAGCAAACCTGTGTACCGGATACTCGCCGATGGCTCGGGCGCGCAAACGCAGGCCACCATCCCCCAAGATACATTGAACAAGATCGCCTCACTGGCCGGGATCGGTTCTTTAGGTACGGGCACGCTCAAATGGACCATTATGGCGTCAAAAGCCACCAACGTACAGGTCACTGGAAGTGCCAATACAATCCAGATCACAAGGCCCGCCGGTTTTGCCGTACCACCCAATACCTTATACTTAACAGGCTCGGGTACCGAAGCAGGCGCGACCGACCTGTCGAAGGCAATTACCTTTAAACAAACCGCTCCGGGAGTGTTCGAACTGTACACCTCACTACAAGCCGGTACATACCAGTTCAGTGACAAGGCGGCCGATGCTGGTGCGCGTTATTATCTTGATGCAAGCGGTACCATACAACAGGGTAACCAAACTATCACTGTCGGCACGGCAGGCCCTTATCGCATCAGATTGAATTTTAACGTGGCTACAAGTAACGTTGTAAGTATCCAGTCGATGGGGTTATTCATGTCGGCTTATAATACCGAGATAGGGCAGCTAACATACACTGGTAACAGTACCTGGAGCAACGCCCGTATCCCGGTCGAGTTCTACCAGTTCTCGTGGGGACGTGACGAGCGTTACAAGTTCGTGATGCACACATCAGCCGGGTTAGAATACTTTGGAAGTGTTAACGTCAACAACGTAGCGCCATCAGGTCAGCCTGCCAGCTATTTCAACCTGCTTCCGGTCAGTAACGCACAATGGGATAATACTTTCAAATTCGATCCATCTATTGATAAGCGTAACGCAAAGGTGGATGTTTATTTTAAACCGAACAGTACTTACACCCACACCGCGACAGCGGTCAATTGA
- a CDS encoding SusC/RagA family TonB-linked outer membrane protein produces MRPKLLQKLSPLKLRGRPSGVGLLLLLACCGANDASAFNISGRTPIVVTKVFDTVITGQVNDEKGQPLPGVTVRLQNSQLGTVTDVNGKFRISIPDGQTNRSLTFTFIGFVTQTVNIGQQAQVTVTLKADMSKALNEVVVVGYGTQRRATINGAIGTVGARDINEKPVLNAVQALQGESPNLIIQQSTLDPGATPLINIRGVSTTGNNDPLLVIDGIISQSPADLSLLNPNDIASVTVLKDAGAAAIYGSRGANGVLLVTTKSGKLNQKPTVNYNGNYGWQKPNVLVKKVNAADNAYYKNESLINSGLPPSFTPAQIQELAAQGNGTWDVNHLLYDAPQLSQNVSVSGGGETSTYFLSAGYLNQLSNFIGNGGSGNKFGFQKYNLRLNQSTIIGRFKLTGILEYTKSRNKTNSVGNNNIFADANRVPYNYNWQDENGNYLTNPIASQYNEYGVLEKGGFNQADNDRIFGNLTGALNITKALTLTGVFGGTIQNNGNFFRRTQVNYLPAGVYGNDLTTFDNNSKSHSFNTQLYLNYNRSFQQHNLSATLGVSSEINSQRGFQLQKTLTDPFFGNATTGTLIDATNSYNSIAIQANSLQSAFGRVSYDYKSRYFLDFVFRNDVSSKFAKGERSGFFPSVNAGYLISDEDFMEPLRKTLNSLKIRATYGVVGNNQTAGNYTYLTTYFNYPGAYGYNGVIQGGAGTNLSNPILTWERAATINAGVDFGLFQNKLTGSFDYFDKTTRDIQQTPLDVPSIFGAAPPTANVAKVQNRGWEAQLTYTLRSAKVVQSFSANIGNTQNKLLQLTGNTQQIIYNQDVYQLIRRVGEPLTQYYGYQTDGYFQNQADVNNLPKPAGAIVGPGDIKFKDLNGDGKIDDNDKKVIGNPFPHYTFGFTYRIAVAGFDATVFIQGVGQRDAFIRGELVEPFHYNYGQTLYEHMTNYWTPSNTDARYPRLAAIGSPSNTNNWRNGSDVYRYNAAYARLKNVNIGYTLPAELTRKAGIQRVRVSAIGQNLFTLSKLKFIDPETTEFGNSVSPTTNNGTTGSNSARNYLLPIFIGAGLDITF; encoded by the coding sequence ATGAGACCAAAATTACTTCAGAAGCTGTCGCCGCTCAAGCTGCGGGGACGTCCATCAGGCGTCGGGCTGCTCCTCTTACTGGCTTGTTGCGGCGCCAACGATGCAAGCGCGTTCAACATATCCGGCCGCACACCGATCGTAGTGACCAAAGTATTTGATACGGTGATCACGGGTCAGGTGAACGATGAAAAAGGCCAGCCTTTGCCGGGCGTTACCGTGCGGCTGCAAAACTCCCAATTAGGTACAGTGACCGATGTGAACGGCAAGTTCAGGATATCGATACCTGATGGACAGACCAACAGGAGCTTGACCTTTACTTTTATTGGCTTTGTCACGCAAACCGTGAACATTGGGCAGCAGGCGCAGGTCACGGTCACTCTTAAAGCTGATATGTCCAAAGCACTTAATGAGGTAGTGGTGGTAGGCTACGGTACACAGCGCCGCGCGACCATCAACGGAGCGATCGGTACGGTGGGCGCCCGAGACATCAATGAGAAGCCGGTGCTCAATGCAGTTCAGGCACTCCAAGGCGAATCGCCCAATCTGATCATTCAGCAAAGCACACTCGATCCGGGGGCAACACCGCTCATTAACATCAGAGGTGTGTCCACCACCGGTAACAACGATCCGTTATTGGTCATTGATGGTATCATCTCTCAATCACCGGCCGACCTTAGTTTACTTAACCCCAATGACATAGCCAGTGTTACGGTTTTGAAGGATGCTGGTGCAGCGGCCATTTATGGTTCACGTGGTGCCAATGGGGTATTGCTGGTGACCACTAAAAGCGGTAAACTCAATCAAAAGCCTACCGTTAATTACAACGGCAATTATGGATGGCAAAAGCCTAACGTATTGGTCAAAAAGGTGAACGCTGCTGATAATGCTTATTACAAGAACGAATCGCTGATCAATTCGGGGCTTCCGCCTTCGTTCACACCGGCGCAGATACAGGAATTGGCCGCTCAAGGCAACGGGACCTGGGATGTGAACCATTTGTTGTATGATGCTCCTCAACTTTCGCAGAATGTGAGTGTAAGCGGCGGGGGAGAGACCAGCACCTACTTTTTGTCGGCCGGCTACCTGAACCAGTTAAGCAACTTTATTGGTAACGGCGGCAGTGGTAACAAGTTCGGGTTTCAAAAATATAACCTGAGGTTGAACCAGTCAACTATCATTGGCCGTTTCAAATTGACGGGCATACTCGAGTACACCAAATCACGCAACAAGACGAACAGCGTAGGCAACAATAACATTTTTGCTGATGCCAACCGTGTTCCTTATAACTACAATTGGCAAGACGAGAACGGCAACTACCTGACCAACCCCATCGCATCGCAGTATAACGAGTATGGTGTATTAGAGAAAGGTGGTTTCAACCAGGCAGATAATGACCGTATTTTCGGTAACCTTACCGGTGCACTCAATATCACCAAAGCACTCACGTTAACCGGTGTGTTCGGCGGTACCATCCAAAACAACGGCAACTTTTTCAGAAGGACGCAGGTCAACTATTTGCCTGCAGGTGTTTACGGTAACGATCTTACTACGTTCGATAATAACTCCAAATCACATTCTTTCAATACACAGTTATATTTGAACTATAACAGATCGTTCCAGCAGCATAATTTAAGCGCAACGCTGGGCGTATCGAGCGAGATCAATAGCCAGCGCGGATTTCAGCTACAAAAAACGTTGACCGACCCATTCTTTGGCAACGCAACTACCGGTACGCTGATCGATGCTACCAACTCCTACAACAGTATAGCCATCCAGGCCAACAGCCTTCAATCAGCTTTCGGCAGGGTGAGTTATGATTATAAGAGCCGCTACTTCCTCGACTTCGTCTTCCGTAATGACGTATCGTCCAAATTTGCCAAAGGCGAGCGCAGTGGCTTCTTCCCGTCGGTCAATGCAGGTTACCTCATATCTGACGAGGATTTTATGGAGCCATTACGCAAAACGTTGAACAGTTTAAAGATAAGGGCCACCTACGGTGTAGTGGGTAACAACCAAACAGCTGGGAATTATACCTACCTGACCACATACTTTAATTACCCCGGAGCTTATGGTTATAATGGCGTTATCCAAGGCGGTGCAGGTACCAATCTATCCAATCCGATATTGACCTGGGAGCGGGCCGCTACCATTAACGCAGGTGTCGACTTTGGGTTGTTCCAAAATAAGTTGACAGGTTCCTTTGACTATTTTGATAAGACCACCCGCGATATACAGCAAACCCCACTTGATGTGCCCAGCATTTTTGGCGCAGCGCCACCTACGGCTAATGTTGCCAAGGTACAGAACCGGGGATGGGAAGCGCAATTGACCTATACTTTGAGGTCGGCCAAGGTGGTACAAAGTTTTAGTGCCAACATTGGTAATACCCAGAACAAGTTGCTGCAACTTACCGGAAACACTCAACAGATCATTTATAACCAGGATGTTTACCAGTTGATACGCCGTGTTGGTGAACCTCTCACCCAATACTACGGCTATCAGACCGACGGTTATTTCCAGAATCAGGCCGATGTGAACAATTTGCCTAAGCCCGCAGGCGCGATCGTAGGTCCTGGCGATATCAAGTTCAAAGACCTTAATGGCGATGGTAAGATAGATGATAATGATAAAAAGGTGATCGGTAACCCGTTCCCGCACTACACTTTTGGCTTTACTTACCGTATCGCCGTGGCCGGATTTGATGCGACCGTATTCATACAAGGTGTGGGTCAGCGTGATGCATTCATCAGGGGCGAACTGGTAGAGCCCTTCCATTACAATTACGGCCAAACGCTTTACGAGCACATGACCAACTATTGGACCCCTTCTAACACCGATGCACGGTATCCGCGACTGGCCGCCATCGGGTCACCGTCGAACACGAATAACTGGCGCAACGGGTCAGACGTGTATCGGTACAATGCTGCTTATGCAAGACTTAAGAACGTAAATATCGGGTACACATTACCGGCCGAGTTGACCCGTAAAGCTGGCATACAGCGCGTAAGGGTGTCTGCCATTGGCCAGAACCTGTTCACGCTGTCAAAGCTCAAATTCATCGACCCTGAGACCACTGAGTTCGGGAACAGTGTAAGCCCGACCACCAACAACGGTACCACAGGCTCTAATAGTGCAAGAAACTACCTGCTGCCAATATTCATAGGAGCCGGTCTTGACATCACCTTCTAA
- a CDS encoding GH92 family glycosyl hydrolase produces the protein MVQRYFQKAALVVALLAGGRAKAQDVLQYVDPGIGTAHSRWFFFTPAAVPGGMAKLAPSTNGHYGNAQGWEAVGYDVRHKSIEGFVHFHEWQVGGVSFMPTTGPLKVVPGQLDEPGSGYRSAFDHKNEIAQAGYYKVKLDDHQITAELTATKRVGFHRYTFPSSTQAHVILDIGRKQGESGEVTDAKVRMVDATHFAGYVITYPKYVASYDPQGKVAMYFYGQLDKAPASVTAFTKEGTRAGERTAKGEGAGLALNYSTWSGEKLEIKVGLSYTSIANARTNLAAEAANLNFDGALQQARTVWRRELGKLQVESPVKANKMKFYTGLYHALLGRGLASDVNGAYPKHPATVGQLDKQEQRYGYINTDAIWGGYWNLTQLWSLSYPEWYARFVTTQLRLYKDKGWFGDGLANSEYASGVGTNFVGLAIAGAYQAGIRDYDVSLAYESVKNNELGWKGRPVGSGKMDTKAFIRYGYIPHLDGDGRNFVTDSTGSNFSASHTLEYSFSAFAAAQMAKALGKNNEYQELIKYASGWQHLFNPANKLIQPKTAEGKFIDKFDPLQPWRGFQEGNATQYTFYVPQNPKALIKAVGDSSFNNKLNSIFEASSKNDFGGGKTIDAFAGINALYNQGNQPNLHIGWLFNFSGKPWLTQKWIRQICDNFYGTEPIHGYGYGQDEDQGQLGSWYVLASLGLFDVKGFTDLRPIVQFGGPLFSRATIRLGNGKVLQIEATNTSEKNCYVQSLTFNGKPIKNCWMYLDQLKNGGKLTFVMGSRPNKNWGVAEPPPSIQ, from the coding sequence ATGGTTCAAAGATATTTTCAAAAGGCCGCTCTGGTCGTTGCTCTATTAGCTGGTGGCCGGGCAAAGGCGCAAGATGTTTTGCAGTACGTTGACCCGGGGATCGGCACCGCGCACAGCCGTTGGTTCTTTTTTACGCCGGCCGCTGTACCGGGTGGTATGGCCAAACTGGCACCATCAACTAATGGGCATTATGGAAATGCCCAAGGGTGGGAGGCTGTAGGATATGATGTAAGGCACAAGTCAATTGAGGGCTTTGTACACTTTCATGAGTGGCAGGTAGGCGGTGTCAGCTTTATGCCCACCACCGGCCCGCTAAAGGTTGTTCCCGGGCAACTGGACGAGCCTGGAAGTGGATACCGTTCGGCTTTTGATCATAAAAATGAGATAGCGCAAGCAGGTTATTACAAGGTAAAGCTTGATGATCACCAGATCACAGCAGAATTGACCGCCACCAAGCGTGTCGGTTTTCACCGCTACACTTTTCCAAGTTCAACTCAGGCGCACGTGATCTTAGATATCGGACGTAAGCAAGGGGAAAGTGGCGAGGTCACTGATGCGAAGGTTCGCATGGTCGACGCTACCCATTTTGCGGGCTATGTGATCACCTATCCAAAATACGTTGCCAGCTATGACCCGCAAGGGAAGGTGGCCATGTACTTTTACGGTCAGTTAGATAAGGCTCCTGCATCGGTAACGGCCTTTACAAAGGAAGGTACGCGTGCAGGTGAAAGAACAGCAAAAGGTGAAGGCGCAGGTTTAGCATTGAATTACAGCACCTGGTCAGGCGAAAAGTTGGAGATCAAGGTAGGCTTGAGCTATACCTCTATCGCTAACGCCAGGACGAACCTGGCGGCCGAAGCGGCTAACCTCAACTTTGACGGCGCATTACAACAGGCGCGCACGGTTTGGCGCAGAGAGCTTGGCAAATTACAGGTAGAAAGCCCGGTAAAAGCTAACAAGATGAAATTTTATACCGGATTGTATCATGCCTTGTTAGGACGTGGCCTGGCCAGTGATGTGAACGGCGCTTATCCTAAACATCCCGCAACGGTTGGTCAGCTTGATAAACAAGAGCAGAGATACGGCTATATTAACACGGATGCTATCTGGGGCGGATATTGGAACCTTACTCAGCTATGGTCATTATCCTACCCTGAGTGGTACGCACGTTTTGTGACCACGCAACTACGGCTTTATAAAGACAAAGGGTGGTTCGGAGATGGTTTAGCCAACAGCGAATACGCATCGGGTGTGGGTACCAACTTTGTAGGCTTGGCCATAGCTGGCGCCTATCAGGCAGGTATACGCGACTATGATGTGTCATTAGCCTACGAGTCAGTGAAGAACAATGAGTTAGGATGGAAAGGCAGGCCGGTAGGGTCAGGTAAAATGGATACCAAAGCGTTCATTCGCTACGGCTATATCCCGCACCTCGATGGTGATGGAAGGAACTTTGTAACAGACTCAACAGGTTCCAATTTTTCGGCCTCACATACATTGGAATACAGTTTCAGCGCGTTTGCAGCCGCTCAAATGGCCAAAGCATTGGGCAAGAACAATGAGTACCAAGAACTTATCAAGTATGCCAGCGGTTGGCAGCACTTGTTCAACCCTGCCAACAAACTAATTCAACCCAAAACCGCCGAAGGTAAATTCATTGACAAATTTGATCCGTTACAGCCGTGGCGTGGTTTCCAGGAGGGAAATGCCACACAGTATACCTTTTATGTACCTCAAAACCCCAAAGCACTGATCAAGGCGGTAGGCGATTCAAGTTTTAATAACAAGCTCAACAGCATATTTGAAGCATCTTCAAAAAATGATTTTGGCGGTGGTAAAACGATCGATGCTTTTGCCGGGATCAACGCGCTGTATAATCAAGGTAATCAACCTAACCTTCATATAGGCTGGCTATTTAACTTTTCGGGCAAACCGTGGCTAACGCAAAAGTGGATACGCCAGATCTGTGACAACTTTTACGGCACCGAACCTATTCACGGTTATGGCTATGGGCAGGATGAAGACCAGGGGCAGTTAGGCTCATGGTATGTACTGGCCTCGCTTGGGCTGTTCGATGTTAAAGGCTTTACCGACCTGCGCCCGATCGTTCAATTTGGGGGGCCACTGTTCAGCCGGGCAACGATACGATTAGGCAACGGTAAGGTGTTGCAGATCGAAGCGACAAATACCTCTGAAAAGAACTGTTACGTACAGAGCCTCACCTTTAACGGAAAGCCCATAAAAAACTGTTGGATGTACCTTGATCAGCTTAAAAATGGTGGCAAGCTGACCTTTGTAATGGGCAGCCGACCCAATAAGAACTGGGGAGTTGCCGAACCGCCACCATCGATACAATAA